The following proteins are co-located in the Pectinophora gossypiella chromosome 23, ilPecGoss1.1, whole genome shotgun sequence genome:
- the LOC126377426 gene encoding uncharacterized protein LOC126377426, translating into MYTKILILLALIAVVYGKSVIVGQTYDHSGIVRKVYEKSLEKNAIPLVKREEEVFFEYPIGDQKIKGIAIKDLENGLAEPSITRGGLGFNFVNIKLKSERGSGYKFLIEIYA; encoded by the exons ATGTAtactaaaatattaattcttcttGCTTTAATAGCAGTTGTGTATGGAAAAAGTGTCATAGTAGGGCAGACATACGACCATAGTGGAATTGTACGGAAAGTGTATGAGAAATCGTTGGAGAAAAATGCTATACCATTAGTGAAGCGAGAAGAGGAAGTCTTCTTTGAATATCCGATAGGAGACCAGAAGATAAAAGGAATTGCTATAAAG gATCTGGAGAACGGTCTGGCCGAGCCGTCGATCACCAgaggaggtctcgggttcaacTTCGTCAACATTAAGCTGAAGAGCGAACGCGGCTCTGGATACAAGTTCCTTATTGAAATCTACGCGTAA